In Brachypodium distachyon strain Bd21 chromosome 2, Brachypodium_distachyon_v3.0, whole genome shotgun sequence, one genomic interval encodes:
- the LOC100822114 gene encoding F-box/LRR-repeat protein 13, producing MLASMERDGIDPEILDIGTNLFLYFVYDYLPDPPVSPNAALSLPDASWMMPDGVDRISCLPDVVLRNIVSRLPAKDAARTAALASRWRPLWRSVPLTLVDSHLLPDCGVRGPLVIGGPSPRAVTAAVSRILAQHPGPFRCVHLTCSTMDEHRGEMARWLDILAAKGVQELIFVNRPWPIDLRLPTTLFSCASLTRLYLGVWRLPDTAAVPRRAAFPNLRELGLCFNVMEDRDLAFMLERSPALELLTITGSQTGVRLRLVSHSLRCVQLGHTYLEDIDVVDAPRLERLFQSTTCGAPTLRSSRIKIGKAPNLRVLGHLQPGEQELEISSTVAVAGTKVKIVPSVQILAMEVQFGVRDAVKKVPGFLRCFPNLHTLHVESRKDDEPTGKVNLKFWQEGVPIKCVLGMKKMFFYEFRGSRSEVAFLKFIAERARVLEKMVVVVASECLSSRDDVSAKLKPLTSAKWSSEACKLQLFKSPFKDPGAPVYSHQVASDFSFADPFDLVYYQELVSASIEVH from the exons ATGCTGGCCAGCATGGAGCGCGACGGCATAGATCCCGAGATACTGGACATCGGCACCAACCTTTTCCTCTACTTCGTGTACGACTACCTCCCGGACCCTCCCGTCTCCCCCAACGCCGCTCTCTCGCTCCCCGACGCGTCCTGGATGATGCCCGACGGCGTCGACCGCATCAGCTGCCTCCCCGACGTGGTCCTCCGCAACATCGTCTCCCGCCTCCCCGCCAAGGACGCCGCGCGCACCGCCGCTCTCGCCTCGCGCTGGCGCCCTCTCTGGCGCTCTGTGCCCCTCACCCTCGTCGACAGCCACCTCCTTCCGGACTGCGGCGTGCGCGGGCCACTCGTCATCGGCGGCCCCTCCCCAcgcgccgtcaccgccgcGGTGTCCCGCATCCTCGCGCAGCACCCGGGGCCCTTCCGCTGCGTCCACCTCACCTGCAGCACCATGGACGAGCACCGGGGAGAGATGGCGCGCTGGCTCGACATCCTCGCCGCCAAGGGAGTCCAAGAACTCATCTTTGTCAACCGCCCGTGGCCGATCGACCTGCGCCTCCCCACCACGCTTTTCAGCTGCGCTTCTCTCACCCGCCTCTACCTCGGCGTCTGGAGGCTCCCGGACACCGCCGCTGTGCCACGCCGCGCGGCCTTCCCCAACCTTCGGGAGCTCGGCCTCTGCTTCAATGTCATGGAGGACCGTGACCTCGCGTTCATGCTCGAAAGAAGCCCCGCCTTGGAGCTCCTCACCATCACGGGAAGCCAGACCGGAGTGCGCCTTCGCCTCGTCAGCCACAGCCTGCGGTGCGTTCAGCTGGGGCATACCTACTTGGAGGACATCGACGTGGTGGATGCTCCTCGCCTGGAGAGGCTCTTTCAGTCGACGACTTGTGGCGCCCCGACTTTGAGGTCCTCCAGGATCAAGATTGGTAAAGCACCGAATCTGCGGGTGCTGGGACACCTTCAGCCAGGAGAGCAGGAGCTGGAGATTAGCAGCACCGTCGCCGTG GCTGGTACCAAGGTGAAAATTGTCCCCAGTGTCCAGATCTTGGCCATGGAGGTCCAATTCGGAGTCCGCGATGCTGTCAAGAAGGTGCCTGGCTTCCTCAGATGTTTTCCCAACTTGCACACGCTCCATGTCGAG TCTCGGAAAGATGATGAGCCCACTGGCAAGGTCAATCTCAAGTTCTGGCAGGAGGGTGTCCCCATTAAATGTGTCCTGGGCATGAAGAAAATGTTTTTCTATGAGTTCCGTGGGTCGCGAAGCGAGGTTGCTTTCCTCAAGTTCATCGCTGAGAGAGCTCGGGTGCTGGAGAAGATGGTGGTTGTGGTGGCCAGTGAATGTTTATCTTCACGCGACGATGTGAGTGCCAAACTGAAGCCTCTGACCAGTGCAAAATGGAGCAGTGAAGCTTGTAAGCTTCAACTCTTCAAGAGCCCATTCAAGGATCCGGGTGCTCCAGTTTACAGCCACCAAGTAGCATCTGATTTTTCGTTTGCTGACCCTTTTGACCTCGTCTACTATCAGGAGCTAGTCTCTGCAAGCATTGAAGTTCATTAG